ACGGCCGTCGTAGCTTACGGGGCTTTCGCCGTTCCCGCCGCCTGGTGGGTTTCGCGGATGCGGGGCCTTCCCCTTGTCACACGCCTCTTCGGCCAATCGCTGAATCTCTGCCTCGGCCACCGCTTTAAATTTATGGGCAACTTCCCGGAGATTTTTGCGATGAAGATCCCTTCCTCCTTCCTCATTCTGCACGATGACGGCGCGGAAGGAGACAAGGTCGCCGGGCAGTTGAAGATATCGGCGTCACGATTCCGCTATTGGAAAAATGGGATTGATCCTGATCTTTATCGGCCGGATATGGACAGGTCGGCGGTGCGCCGGGAGATGGGTTTTGGTCCCGATGAGATTCTTCTCTTCGGCGTCGCCCGCATGGTCCTCGAAAAACACTTGGAACGGGTTGTCTCGCTGCTTCCCTCCCTTTTAATCGAAGAACCCAAGCTTCGTCTTTTCCTCGTCGGTGACGGCCCGAAGCGGCCCGAATTGGAGCAGCTTGTTCGTGAGCTGGGATTGGAGAGCAAAGTTTATTTCGCCGGCGCACAGCCACGGGAAGAATTGTATAAGTACTTCAATGCCGGTGATATTTTCTTCTCTGTCTCCGATCGGACCAATGGAGGCAATCCAACCGTAGAGGCGATGTACTGCAGCCGGTGCGTCATTGTCCTGAATACGGGAAGCACGGATAAGCTGGTCAAACATGGCGAGACAGGGATCATTGTTGAGCCGGATCATTTGGAGGAATTGCCGGAACGCATCTTGGAAGTGATCCGCGATGTTGGATACAGAGAGCGCTTGGGCCGGGCGGCGCGTGCGGCCATCGCCCGTCAGATCCCGACAATTGAAGAACGCCAGCGGATGGAGGTCGGTCTTATTGAACAAGCCGTGAAGAATCACGCCGGATCTCAGGGCGGGGCGACGCCGGATGAGGGGACCCGGAGCGGAGCCGCTCGGTGAGTTTTGCGCGTCAAAGCGTGACGACCTTCGCCACCCGGATTTTGATCTCTTTTATCAATCTCCCCGTGAGCATTATCATCGTCCGCACTCTCGGCGCCACCGGCCAGGGTATCTATTCAGCGACGGCCACATTAACGACGCTCTGGGTCATCTTCGGTCTCATGGGTATCGACGCGGCGCATACGTATCTCTTGGCGGGCCGCCGCGCTTCCATGGGGCAGATTGTCGCCAATTCCCTTCTGCTGACGGCGGTCCTTTCCATCATCCTCATTCCGGGGTTCATCCTTTTGGCGCCGCTGGCTGTCGGCGAAGAAGCCTCCGATTTCAGCCGGTATGTCGGCCTCGCATCGCTCGCCATCCCTTTGATTCTTGTCCGGTATTTTCTGCTTTCCGTTTTTCTCGGGCGCAGGAAAATCGGGACATTTAACATTCTTCACGCTCTATCGACACTCTCGCTCCTGGCCATGATCGCCTTATTCCTCACCTTCCTGCGGATGGGGCCCCGCGGCGCCGTGCTTGCCTATGTTTCAAGCGGACTTGTCTTTGCCGTGGGCGCCGCCGTCTGGGTGAGGCGGATGGAGCGACCGGATGAAGGCTGGGACCTACGGCCTTCGATGAAGCACTTCCGCTTTTCAATCATCTACGGACTCAAAGGACATTTCGCCACGCTTTTAAGTCAGTTCAATTATCGTTTTGACATGATCCTTGTGCTGCGCTGGCTCGGAACAGCATCTCAGGGGTATTATTCCATCGCCGTCATCCTGGCGGAGAAGTTGACGCACTTAACGGCCAGTGTACAACTCGTTCTCTTTCCTTATGTATCAGGAATGGACAAAGAAGACGCGAACCGGCTGACACCGCGCGCCTGCCGCCACACTTTGGTTTGGGTGGCCGTCACCGGCGCCGCCTTGATTCTTATCGGTCCCATCGTCATGCCTATCCTTTATACGGAGGACTTTGAACAAGCGCTGCCCGCCTTCCGCGTCTTGATACCCGGGATCATCGCCCTAACCCTGTCAAAACTCCTCAGCAGCGACCTTTCCGGCCGGAACCGCCGGGGCCTGCCGACGATCGCCATGGCGGTCGCCTTTGCGCTGAATCTTGGCTTGAATATAATCCTCATCCCGCGCCACGGGATTCTGGGGGCGGCCTGGGCCTCCACCAGTTCTTATACATTGCAGACACTGCTGACGATCATCTTCTTCTGCCGAGTCTCCGGCGTGCCGGCGATAGATCTCTTTCTCTGGCGAAAAGATGATTATCA
This portion of the Candidatus Eisenbacteria bacterium genome encodes:
- a CDS encoding glycosyltransferase family 4 protein — encoded protein: MTILGIYSWTRLWSMGSRRGAESFSLALKALPRWGHTLHVVTPREKGQPRHEVWDGVHIHRLSTTFNFLPDPFRRSRFIRIAERILKYVLFQLFAGLEALRISRRIYPTAVVAYGAFAVPAAWWVSRMRGLPLVTRLFGQSLNLCLGHRFKFMGNFPEIFAMKIPSSFLILHDDGAEGDKVAGQLKISASRFRYWKNGIDPDLYRPDMDRSAVRREMGFGPDEILLFGVARMVLEKHLERVVSLLPSLLIEEPKLRLFLVGDGPKRPELEQLVRELGLESKVYFAGAQPREELYKYFNAGDIFFSVSDRTNGGNPTVEAMYCSRCVIVLNTGSTDKLVKHGETGIIVEPDHLEELPERILEVIRDVGYRERLGRAARAAIARQIPTIEERQRMEVGLIEQAVKNHAGSQGGATPDEGTRSGAAR
- a CDS encoding polysaccharide biosynthesis C-terminal domain-containing protein, translated to MSFARQSVTTFATRILISFINLPVSIIIVRTLGATGQGIYSATATLTTLWVIFGLMGIDAAHTYLLAGRRASMGQIVANSLLLTAVLSIILIPGFILLAPLAVGEEASDFSRYVGLASLAIPLILVRYFLLSVFLGRRKIGTFNILHALSTLSLLAMIALFLTFLRMGPRGAVLAYVSSGLVFAVGAAVWVRRMERPDEGWDLRPSMKHFRFSIIYGLKGHFATLLSQFNYRFDMILVLRWLGTASQGYYSIAVILAEKLTHLTASVQLVLFPYVSGMDKEDANRLTPRACRHTLVWVAVTGAALILIGPIVMPILYTEDFEQALPAFRVLIPGIIALTLSKLLSSDLSGRNRRGLPTIAMAVAFALNLGLNIILIPRHGILGAAWASTSSYTLQTLLTIIFFCRVSGVPAIDLFLWRKDDYQLYGRLMRRAQSMAGRTRGHDDSDPILPGPPVDPDGPA